A segment of the Amycolatopsis thermophila genome:
GTCGCGCGCCGAGTCCTTCCGCGCCGGGGCGACGGCGTCCTCCAGGTCGACGAGCACCACGTCGGCCACCGACTGCAGCGCCTTGACGACCCGGTCCGGGCGGTCGGCGGGCACGTAGAGCAACGTCAGCGCGGGCACGGCCGTCATACCGCCCCCTCCGCGCGCAGCCGCGCCACGTCGGCGGCCGAGAAGCCCAGCTCGTCCAGCACCGCGTCGGTGTCGGCGCCGTGCGCGCGACCGGTGTGCGCGATGACGCCGTCGTGGCCGGACAGCCGGAACACCGGGCCCTGCATCAGCGTCGGGCCCAGCTCGGGGTCCTCGATCTCGTGGATCGTGCCCAGCGCGCGGAACTGCGGGTCGGCGACGATGTCCGCGGCGTCGTAGATCGGCGCCACCGCCGCCTGCGCCGCCTCGAACTCGGCGACCACCTCGTCCCGGGTGCGCTGCGCGATCCACGCGCCGACGGCCTCGTCCAGCTCGTCGGCGTGCTGGGCCCGCTCGGCGCCGCTGGCGAACCACGGTTCGTCGATCAGGTCGGGGCGCCCGACGAGCCGCATCACGCGTTCGGCGATCGACTGCGCGGACGTCGACACCGCGACCCACTGCCCGTCGCCGGTGCGGTAGGTGTTGCGCGGCGCGTTGTTCACCGACCGGTTGCCGGTGCGCGGCTGCACCGAGCGCAGCTGGTCCCACCGCGTGATCTGCGGCCCGAGCATCGCCAGGATCGGCTCGACGATCGCGGTGTCCACCACCTGCCCGCGCCCGGTCCGCTCCCGCGCCGACAGCGCGACCATGATCGCGTAGGCGGTGGCCAGCGACGCGATGCCGTCGGCGAGCCCGAACGGCGGCAGCGTCGGCGGCCCGTCCGGTTCGCCGGTCGCGGCCGCGAACCCGCTCATCGCCTCGGCGAGCGTGCCGAACCCGGGCCGCCGCCGGTACGGCCCGGTCTGGCCGAACCCGGTGACCCGCGCCAGCACGAGCCGCGGGTTGCGCTCGGACAGCTCGTCGTAGCCCAGGCCCCAGCGCTCGAGCGTGTCCGGGCGGAAGTTCTCGATCACCACGTCCGCCCGCGCGGCCAGCGCCAGGAACACCTCGCGGCCGCCGGGTGTGCCGAGGTCGGCGGTGACCGTGCGCTTGTTGCGGCCGAGCGTCTTCCACCACAGGTTGACGCCGTCCTTGGCCACGCCGTGGTGGCGGGCCGGGTCCGGGCGGCGGGGGTGCTCGACCTTGATCACCTCGGCGCCCATGTCGCCGAGGTGCATCGCGGCCATCGGTCCGGCGAACAGGGTCGCCGCGTCGACGACCCGCAACCCGGCCAGTGCCCCGGCGGACGGATCACGGGACACGGTCACGACCTCACCTCCGGCAGGTCCCAGGCGCAGCGGAACCCGACGGTCGCGCTGCGCGCCAGGCCGAGGCCCGGCAGGAGCAGTTTCACGCTGTAGTCCGGGTCGCGGCGCCCGCCTTCGACGTACCAGTCCGAGCCCTCGGCGCGGTAGTCGCTGCCGCCCTTGAGCATCACGAACCGGGTGCGCCCGTCGGAGTGCTCGCTCTCGGTCCAGTTCCACA
Coding sequences within it:
- a CDS encoding CaiB/BaiF CoA transferase family protein produces the protein MTVSRDPSAGALAGLRVVDAATLFAGPMAAMHLGDMGAEVIKVEHPRRPDPARHHGVAKDGVNLWWKTLGRNKRTVTADLGTPGGREVFLALAARADVVIENFRPDTLERWGLGYDELSERNPRLVLARVTGFGQTGPYRRRPGFGTLAEAMSGFAAATGEPDGPPTLPPFGLADGIASLATAYAIMVALSARERTGRGQVVDTAIVEPILAMLGPQITRWDQLRSVQPRTGNRSVNNAPRNTYRTGDGQWVAVSTSAQSIAERVMRLVGRPDLIDEPWFASGAERAQHADELDEAVGAWIAQRTRDEVVAEFEAAQAAVAPIYDAADIVADPQFRALGTIHEIEDPELGPTLMQGPVFRLSGHDGVIAHTGRAHGADTDAVLDELGFSAADVARLRAEGAV